A genomic stretch from Oreochromis aureus strain Israel breed Guangdong linkage group 17, ZZ_aureus, whole genome shotgun sequence includes:
- the mdm1 gene encoding nuclear protein MDM1 isoform X5 yields the protein MTVRFKSQTEYQKSFGVSRSRSASPQRCMPLAGLRSDQMGFRSHSAHRRMPSPEPNPPTPPRGNPGSPTEPETPAGPRPAEEPAADGKPVKPRPLQPDSQPQPSQSVTAAANGQLAPSGAEIDYALRQKAGMRSGGQRSGGKHSEYHRQFGWKKPTAAAASPILTAEQVLHSSSRSVPSFKINPVSMETEYQCSFQGLAPPAGPRLRKHLEHQRVPLFQTYKTTRRRKEESQKKPRLQRDALQRDMPPPPRQVRRGYRMLTEYESSFRSPLCRIPEGGGAMDSTAQQVKELRQKALLYRHRAWGTNFSRDHLSQLVSEHNALWELTDTTVSANDPASPRLPPNPSPDRDSRSTSGVEPLDLASHSSKRSSIADSETQQMSKDTRIKKQAIPGPPAERRTAWGEEEKEDEEEEEKREEEETTDEEEGRLPTPEIKMKPVQRTHHDLTTPAAGGAILVGKLRNTDGSSPLKHQRCGSAVSMAAGSETPAKRKEAWSDNIAVSYSPAHDHKSASSPSFKPTRMKQTLSPAAAPPPLVPAPLHGLQGTLRHPDFQHNGELGLRFRERPCPGGGCCSDEDDRLSVMSWRSAASCSTASAVLERAQKRREDFWGKR from the exons ATGACCGTCCGCTTCAAG AGTCAGACTGAGTATCAGAAGAGCTTTGGTGTTTCCCGCTCCAGGAGTGCGTCTCCTCAGCGCTGCATGCCATTGGCCGGTCTTCGCTCAGACCAGATGG GTTTTAGGAGCCACTCAGCCCACAGGAGGATGCCCTCCCCAGAGCCCAATCCACCAACACCCCCCAGAGGAAATCCCGGATCCCCCACAGAGCCGGAAACTCCAGCCGGACCACGACCTGCTGAGGAACCGGCAGCTGATGGAAAACCTG TGAAGCCCCGTCCGCTGCAGCCTGACAGCCAACCACAGCCCAGCCAGTCTGTGACAGCAGCAGCTAACGGGCAGCTGGCGCCATCAGGGGCTGAG ATCGATTATGCGCTGAGACAAAAGGCGGGGATGAGAtcaggaggtcaaaggtcaggagGGAAGCACTCAGAGTATCACAGACAGTTTGGATGGAAGAAGCCAACAGCCGCTGCTGCTTCGCCCATACTGACTGCAGAGCAG GTGCTGCACTCCAGCAGCAGGTCTGTACCGTCCTTCAAGATAAACCCTGTCTCCATGGAAACAGAGTATCAGTGCAGCTTCCAGGGTCTGGCGCCACCTGCTGGCCCCCGGCTTCGGAAGCACCTGGAGCATCAGAGAGTCCCGCTCTTCCAAACATACAAG ACCaccaggaggaggaaggaggagtcACAGAAGAAGCCCCGCCTCCAGCGGGATGCTCTTCAGAGAGACATGCCCCCTCCTCCGCGCCAAGTGCGGAGAGGATACAG GATGTTGACAGAGTATGAGTCCAGCTTTCGTTCTCCCCTCTGCAGGATCCCAGAGGGAGGCGGAGCCATGGACAGCACTGCCCAACAG GTGAAGGAGTTGAGGCAGAAGGCGTTGTTGTATCGTCATCGCGCCTGGGGGACCAACTTTTCCAGAGACCATCTGAGCCAGCTGGTATCCGAACACAATGCTCTGTGGGAGCTGACGGACACCACAGTCTCAGCTAATGACCCTGCCTCCCCTCGCCTTCCCCCCAACCCCTCACCTGACCGCGACAGCCGCAGCACTTCTGGTGTGGAGCCCCTGGACCTGGCCAG TCACTCCAGTAAGAGATCCTCCATCGCAGACTCAGAAACACAGCAGATGAGCAAGGACACACgaataaaaaaacaagccaTACCGGGACCTCCTGCTGAACGCCGTACAGCCTGgggggaagaagaaaaagaagatgaagaagaagaggaaaaacgggaagaagaagaaactacaGATGA AGAGGAGGGAAGGCTGCCAACTCCCGAGATAAAAATGAAGCCGGTTCAGAGGACTCATCACGACCTGACCACCCCTGCTGCTG GAGGCGCTATATTGGTTGGGAAACTGAGGAACACTGATGGCTCTTCTCCACTCAAACATCAG AGATGTGGGTCGGCTGTTTCCATGGCAGCAGGGTCAGAAACACCAGCCAAACGTAAGGAAGCGTGGTCAGACAATATCGCTGTCTCCTATAGCCCAGCCCATGACCACAAATCAGCCTCCAGCCCTTCGTTTAAACCGACCAGGATGAAGCAAACACTTTCACCTGCTGCAGCGCCACCGCCTCTTGTCCCGGCCCCGCTGCATGGTCTCCAGGGCACCTTGAGACACCCGGACTTTCAGCACAACG GTGAGCTGGGGTTGAGGTTCAGGGAGCGGCCGTGTCCGGGCGGAGGCTGTTGCTCAGACGAAG ATGACAGGCTCTCTGTGATGTCATGGCGCTCTGCAGCCTCCTGCTCCACGGCGTCTGCTGTTCTGGAGCGCGCTCAGAAGAGACGGGAGGACTTCTGGGGGAAGAGATGA
- the mdm1 gene encoding nuclear protein MDM1 isoform X6, which translates to MPLAGLRSDQMGFRSHSAHRRMPSPEPNPPTPPRGNPGSPTEPETPAGPRPAEEPAADGKPVKPRPLQPDSQPQPSQSVTAAANGQLAPSGAEIDYALRQKAGMRSGGQRSGGKHSEYHRQFGWKKPTAAAASPILTAEQVLHSSSRSVPSFKINPVSMETEYQCSFQGLAPPAGPRLRKHLEHQRVPLFQTYKTTRRRKEESQKKPRLQRDALQRDMPPPPRQVRRGYRMLTEYESSFRSPLCRIPEGGGAMDSTAQQVKELRQKALLYRHRAWGTNFSRDHLSQLVSEHNALWELTDTTVSANDPASPRLPPNPSPDRDSRSTSGVEPLDLASHSSKRSSIADSETQQMSKDTRIKKQAIPGPPAERRTAWGEEEKEDEEEEEKREEEETTDEEEGRLPTPEIKMKPVQRTHHDLTTPAAGGAILVGKLRNTDGSSPLKHQRCGSAVSMAAGSETPAKRKEAWSDNIAVSYSPAHDHKSASSPSFKPTRMKQTLSPAAAPPPLVPAPLHGLQGTLRHPDFQHNGELGLRFRERPCPGGGCCSDEDDRLSVMSWRSAASCSTASAVLERAQKRREDFWGKR; encoded by the exons ATGCCATTGGCCGGTCTTCGCTCAGACCAGATGG GTTTTAGGAGCCACTCAGCCCACAGGAGGATGCCCTCCCCAGAGCCCAATCCACCAACACCCCCCAGAGGAAATCCCGGATCCCCCACAGAGCCGGAAACTCCAGCCGGACCACGACCTGCTGAGGAACCGGCAGCTGATGGAAAACCTG TGAAGCCCCGTCCGCTGCAGCCTGACAGCCAACCACAGCCCAGCCAGTCTGTGACAGCAGCAGCTAACGGGCAGCTGGCGCCATCAGGGGCTGAG ATCGATTATGCGCTGAGACAAAAGGCGGGGATGAGAtcaggaggtcaaaggtcaggagGGAAGCACTCAGAGTATCACAGACAGTTTGGATGGAAGAAGCCAACAGCCGCTGCTGCTTCGCCCATACTGACTGCAGAGCAG GTGCTGCACTCCAGCAGCAGGTCTGTACCGTCCTTCAAGATAAACCCTGTCTCCATGGAAACAGAGTATCAGTGCAGCTTCCAGGGTCTGGCGCCACCTGCTGGCCCCCGGCTTCGGAAGCACCTGGAGCATCAGAGAGTCCCGCTCTTCCAAACATACAAG ACCaccaggaggaggaaggaggagtcACAGAAGAAGCCCCGCCTCCAGCGGGATGCTCTTCAGAGAGACATGCCCCCTCCTCCGCGCCAAGTGCGGAGAGGATACAG GATGTTGACAGAGTATGAGTCCAGCTTTCGTTCTCCCCTCTGCAGGATCCCAGAGGGAGGCGGAGCCATGGACAGCACTGCCCAACAG GTGAAGGAGTTGAGGCAGAAGGCGTTGTTGTATCGTCATCGCGCCTGGGGGACCAACTTTTCCAGAGACCATCTGAGCCAGCTGGTATCCGAACACAATGCTCTGTGGGAGCTGACGGACACCACAGTCTCAGCTAATGACCCTGCCTCCCCTCGCCTTCCCCCCAACCCCTCACCTGACCGCGACAGCCGCAGCACTTCTGGTGTGGAGCCCCTGGACCTGGCCAG TCACTCCAGTAAGAGATCCTCCATCGCAGACTCAGAAACACAGCAGATGAGCAAGGACACACgaataaaaaaacaagccaTACCGGGACCTCCTGCTGAACGCCGTACAGCCTGgggggaagaagaaaaagaagatgaagaagaagaggaaaaacgggaagaagaagaaactacaGATGA AGAGGAGGGAAGGCTGCCAACTCCCGAGATAAAAATGAAGCCGGTTCAGAGGACTCATCACGACCTGACCACCCCTGCTGCTG GAGGCGCTATATTGGTTGGGAAACTGAGGAACACTGATGGCTCTTCTCCACTCAAACATCAG AGATGTGGGTCGGCTGTTTCCATGGCAGCAGGGTCAGAAACACCAGCCAAACGTAAGGAAGCGTGGTCAGACAATATCGCTGTCTCCTATAGCCCAGCCCATGACCACAAATCAGCCTCCAGCCCTTCGTTTAAACCGACCAGGATGAAGCAAACACTTTCACCTGCTGCAGCGCCACCGCCTCTTGTCCCGGCCCCGCTGCATGGTCTCCAGGGCACCTTGAGACACCCGGACTTTCAGCACAACG GTGAGCTGGGGTTGAGGTTCAGGGAGCGGCCGTGTCCGGGCGGAGGCTGTTGCTCAGACGAAG ATGACAGGCTCTCTGTGATGTCATGGCGCTCTGCAGCCTCCTGCTCCACGGCGTCTGCTGTTCTGGAGCGCGCTCAGAAGAGACGGGAGGACTTCTGGGGGAAGAGATGA